One Felis catus isolate Fca126 chromosome D3, F.catus_Fca126_mat1.0, whole genome shotgun sequence DNA segment encodes these proteins:
- the TBC1D10A gene encoding TBC1 domain family member 10A — MAKSRGENGPRAPAAEGSLSGTRESLAPGPDAAAADELSSLGSDSEANGFAERRIDKFGFIVGSQGAEGALEEVPLEVLRQRESKWLDMLNNWDKWMAKKHKKIRLRCQKGIPPSLRGRAWQYLSGGKVKLQQNPGKFDELDMSPGDPKWLDVIERDLHRQFPFHEMFVSRGGHGQQDLFRVLKAYTLYRPEEGYCQAQAPIAAVLLMHMPAEQAFWCLVQICEKYLPGYYSEKLEAIQLDGEILFSLLQKVSPVAHKHLSRQKIDPLLYMTEWFMCAFARTLPWSSVLRVWDMFFCEGVKIIFRVGLVLLKHALGSPDKLKACQGQYETIEQLRSLSPKIMQEAFLVQEVVELPVTERQIEREHLIQLRRWQETRGELQCCSPPRLHGAKAILEAEPGPRPTLQPSPSIRLPPDAPLPGSKGKPKPPKQSQKEKEQWKQAKASGQLDKPPVPSQAKVAAAAGDACPPQDVPPKDPAHQDSAPQDSAPQDSAHHHSQDSAHHHSQESLTSQESEDTYL, encoded by the exons ATGGCGAAGAGCCGCGGAGAGAACGGGCCGCGCGCGCCCGCGGCCGAAGGAAGTCTGTCCGGGACCCGGGAGAGCCTGGCCCCGGGCCCCGACGCCGCAGCCGCGGACGAGCTCAGCTCTCTCGGCTCCGACTCGGAGGCCAACGGCTTCGCCGAACGCCGCATCGACAAGTTCGGCTTCATCGTGGGCTCGCAAGGCGCGGAGGGCGC GCTAGAGGAAGTCCCCCTGGAGGTACTGAGGCAGAGGGAGTCCAAGTGGCTGGACATGCTCAACAACTGGGACAAATGGATGGCCAAGAAGCACAAAAAG ATCCGTCTGCGGTGCCAGAAGGGCATCCCACCTTCTCTGCGGGGCCGTGCTTGGCAGTACTTGTCAGGAGGCAAGGTGAAGCTACAGCAGAACCCTGGAAAGTTTGAC GAGCTGGACATGTCCCCTGGGGACCCCAAGTGGCTAGATGTGATTGAGCGTGACCTGCACCGGCAGTTCCCTTTCCATGAGATGTTTGTGTCCCGGGGAGGCCATGG CCAGCAGGACCTATTCCGTGTGCTGAAGGCCTACACCCTCTACCGACCTGAGGAGGGATACTGCCAGGCCCAGGCGCCCATTGCTGCTGTTCTGCTCATGCACATGCCTGCTGAG CAAGCCTTCTGGTGCCTGGTGCAGATCTGTGAGAAGTACCTGCCTGGCTACTACAGTGAGAAACTG GAGGCGATCCAACTGGATGGGGAGATCCTCTTCTCACTGCTGCAGAAGGTGTCACCCGTGGCCCACAAGCACCTCAGCAGGCAGAAGATCGACCCACTGCTGTACATGACAGAGTGGTTCATGTGTGCCTTTGCCCGCACCCTGCCCTGGAGCTCTGTGTTGCGCGTCTGGGATATGTTCTTTTGCGAAG GAGTCAAGATCATCTTCCGTGTGGGACTGGTGCTGCTGAAACATGCATTGGGCTCCCCTGACAAGCTCAAAGCCTGCCAGGGCCAGTATGAGACTATCGAGCAGCTGCGGAGCCTTAGCCCCAAAATCATGCAGGAGGCCTTCCTGGTCCAGGAG GTGGTAGAGTTGCCAGTGACAGAGCGCCAGATTGAACGTGAGCACCTCATTCAGCTGCGGCGCTGGCAAGAGACCCGGGGTGAGCTGCAGTGCTGCTCCCCGCCCAGGCTGCATGGTGCCAAGGCCATCCTGGAGGCGGAGCCAGGCCCCCGGCCCACACTGCAACCCTCACCATCCATCCGCCTGCCCCCGGAtgcccccctccctggctccaaAGGCAAGCCCAAGCCACCCAAACAGAgccagaaggagaaggagcagtGGAAGCAGGCAAAGGCAAGTGGGCAGCTGGACAAGCCCCCAGTCCCAAGTCAAGCCAAGGTGGCAGCTGCTGCAGGAGATGCATGTCCCCCACAGGATGTACCCCCAAAGGATCCAGCCCACCAGGACTCAGCCCCGCAGGACTCAGCTCCCCAGGATTCAGCCCACCACCACTCCCAGGATTCAGCCCACCACCATTCCCAGGAGAGCCTGACGTCCCAGGAGAGTGAGGACACCTACTTGTAA